Proteins from one Pyrobaculum neutrophilum V24Sta genomic window:
- a CDS encoding ABC transporter substrate-binding protein, whose protein sequence is MRWVVLIGVVALIVTIAFLLQIQQPPQKTQETAATTATPPLKSPETAAPGATATKACSGSPLGYIPPALVKVIKDAAAAAGLGTEGIQSMGCVEGVRRIQGGAKPDIFACVDIELRPDAERAGALQTYSLGRFKLALVCRSPTALEELASAKTVFADPNKAPIGYRELAAAWMLSRDLGVNLTAKYTALGVRFVYNGTLYIYIPSSLPNTEAVDVAPNLDGSWAKFEAGAGRCMFAYVPFLLGKGLQLRPAGGGTSYWEPYTAEAGGRTYYVYVFKPPYDFVEDPPIKAVAVLLGPPAKTIRVGHFEAFVASYTELGNCVVESLKKMDLSKYGFITTARATAGVSKSAVVEVVDVLGRRVSVKAPVSRVVALGPGALRLVVYLNATDKLAGIEEIEKRPPQGRDYGYILWTKNLTSLPVVGRGGPGSPVDYERILSVRPDVIIMSPFVADAPDKIQEKTGIPVVVVSAFIDSGEGWVNFTSLYKSLRTVGVLLGREERAEELVRYMEDLIKDLKRRTANITQRPKVYVGAISARGGQPFEATQSYFPPLVLLNTPGVADKYGIKGVAKIDWEALLKEQPDVIFIDLGNYMFVAQDFNKSRDKYCSLKAFREGRVYGILMYNWYGTNIATLFADAYFMGKVLYPEAFRDVDPVAKADEIYREFLGAPLYTAVAKDFKGGFRQLTEFKCGS, encoded by the coding sequence ATGCGGTGGGTGGTCCTAATCGGGGTTGTAGCTCTAATTGTAACAATAGCATTCTTGTTGCAGATCCAACAGCCACCACAGAAGACACAAGAGACGGCGGCTACAACGGCGACTCCTCCTCTGAAGTCTCCGGAGACGGCGGCACCCGGTGCTACGGCGACTAAGGCGTGCTCGGGCTCGCCTCTGGGCTATATCCCTCCCGCTCTCGTCAAGGTGATTAAAGACGCGGCGGCGGCTGCGGGGCTTGGCACAGAGGGGATACAGTCTATGGGGTGTGTAGAAGGCGTCAGGAGGATACAGGGCGGAGCTAAGCCGGACATATTTGCATGCGTAGACATAGAGCTGAGGCCAGACGCCGAGAGGGCGGGGGCCCTCCAGACCTACTCGCTGGGGAGGTTCAAGCTGGCCCTCGTCTGCAGAAGCCCCACGGCTCTTGAGGAGCTGGCCTCCGCCAAGACGGTCTTCGCAGACCCCAACAAGGCCCCCATCGGCTATAGGGAGCTCGCCGCCGCGTGGATGCTGTCTCGGGACCTCGGCGTCAACCTCACGGCGAAGTACACCGCCCTGGGGGTGAGGTTTGTATACAACGGCACCCTCTACATCTACATACCCAGCTCCCTCCCCAACACCGAGGCGGTAGACGTGGCCCCCAACCTGGACGGCTCCTGGGCTAAGTTCGAGGCGGGGGCGGGCCGTTGCATGTTCGCCTACGTCCCCTTCCTCCTCGGCAAAGGCCTCCAGCTTAGGCCCGCCGGCGGCGGCACCAGCTACTGGGAGCCGTACACGGCCGAGGCGGGTGGGAGGACCTACTACGTGTACGTCTTCAAGCCGCCCTACGACTTTGTGGAGGATCCGCCCATCAAAGCCGTGGCCGTCCTCCTCGGCCCGCCGGCCAAAACCATCAGGGTGGGCCACTTCGAGGCCTTCGTGGCCTCCTACACGGAGCTGGGCAACTGCGTCGTAGAGTCGCTGAAGAAGATGGATTTGTCGAAGTACGGGTTTATAACCACGGCCCGGGCTACGGCCGGCGTGTCTAAGTCAGCTGTTGTGGAGGTAGTGGATGTGCTTGGGCGGCGGGTGTCTGTGAAGGCGCCTGTGTCTAGAGTTGTGGCTTTGGGGCCGGGGGCGCTTAGGCTCGTGGTATATCTCAACGCCACAGACAAACTAGCCGGGATAGAAGAGATAGAGAAGAGGCCACCCCAAGGCAGAGACTACGGCTACATCCTCTGGACAAAAAACCTCACCTCGCTTCCAGTGGTTGGGCGGGGTGGGCCTGGTAGCCCTGTTGACTACGAGAGGATACTATCTGTGAGACCGGACGTGATTATCATGTCGCCTTTTGTGGCCGACGCCCCCGACAAGATCCAGGAGAAAACTGGCATACCCGTGGTGGTTGTGTCGGCTTTTATCGACAGCGGCGAGGGCTGGGTCAACTTCACTAGTTTGTACAAGTCTCTTAGGACCGTCGGCGTTTTGTTGGGTAGAGAGGAGAGGGCTGAGGAGCTGGTTAGATACATGGAGGATTTGATCAAGGATCTCAAGAGGCGCACCGCCAACATAACCCAAAGGCCGAAGGTGTACGTAGGCGCAATCTCCGCCAGAGGCGGCCAGCCCTTTGAAGCGACTCAGTCGTACTTCCCGCCGCTGGTCTTGCTGAACACGCCGGGCGTCGCAGATAAATACGGAATAAAAGGGGTTGCTAAGATCGACTGGGAGGCGCTTCTGAAGGAGCAACCAGACGTAATCTTCATCGACTTGGGGAACTATATGTTTGTAGCGCAGGACTTTAACAAGAGCCGGGATAAGTACTGCTCTCTTAAGGCCTTTAGAGAGGGGAGGGTATACGGCATTTTGATGTACAACTGGTATGGAACCAACATCGCTACGCTTTTTGCTGATGCCTACTTTATGGGTAAGGTGCTTTATCCGGAGGCGTTTAGGGATGTGGATCCTGTGGCTAAGGCTGACGAGATCTATAGGGAGTTCCTCGGCGCGCCCCTCTACACGGCAGTAGCCAAGGATTTCAAAGGAGGATTTAGACAGCTGACGGAGTTCAAATGCGGGTCCTAA
- the modD gene encoding ModD protein, whose amino-acid sequence MKSRLEAWLLEDLGSYDLTTEVLGIGGLRGVAQLFAREEAVVAGSEEAAEVYKLAGCGEVEVVKRSGQLARRGDVVLRAVGEARCLHAAWRTAQEVVAWASGVATKTRRLVELARRVNPRVVVAATRKTPPGLRALYHKAVLAGGGMVHRCCLSDGVLVFRNHLVFLGEGALQKAAKAVAVRPAGVEVSTVEEAVEAAKAGFSYIQLERMTPEEVAEAAARVRAVNPRVVVGASGGIDEHNIASYAPHVDVVVTSAPYRAPPIDLGTEMAPL is encoded by the coding sequence ATGAAGAGCCGGCTGGAGGCTTGGCTTTTGGAGGATCTGGGGAGCTACGACTTGACTACTGAGGTTCTAGGCATCGGGGGTCTGAGGGGGGTTGCCCAGCTCTTCGCCAGGGAGGAGGCGGTGGTGGCTGGGTCTGAGGAGGCGGCTGAGGTGTACAAGCTGGCGGGTTGCGGGGAGGTGGAGGTGGTTAAGAGGAGCGGCCAGCTGGCGCGGAGGGGCGACGTCGTGTTGCGGGCGGTGGGGGAGGCCCGGTGTCTACACGCCGCCTGGAGGACGGCGCAGGAGGTCGTTGCTTGGGCCTCGGGGGTCGCCACGAAGACGAGGAGGCTGGTGGAGCTGGCGCGGCGGGTCAACCCAAGGGTCGTGGTGGCGGCTACGCGGAAGACGCCGCCCGGCCTAAGGGCCCTGTATCACAAGGCGGTGCTGGCGGGAGGGGGTATGGTCCACAGGTGTTGCCTCTCCGACGGCGTACTCGTCTTTAGAAACCACCTGGTCTTCCTGGGGGAGGGGGCTCTGCAGAAGGCCGCAAAGGCGGTTGCGGTTAGGCCAGCCGGCGTGGAGGTGTCCACCGTCGAGGAGGCCGTTGAGGCGGCGAAGGCGGGTTTTAGCTATATCCAGCTGGAGCGGATGACCCCGGAGGAGGTGGCGGAGGCGGCGGCGAGGGTCAGGGCGGTGAACCCCCGCGTGGTGGTGGGGGCGTCGGGGGGCATAGACGAGCACAACATCGCATCTTATGCCCCACATGTGGACGTGGTGGTTACCTCTGCCCCGTACCGCGCGCCGCCTATAGACCTGGGGACTGAGATGGCACCTTTATAA
- a CDS encoding radical SAM protein — translation MITHAAAHVVERFVGRLSRSPADPRRHAAALRRFEGRFGLYIHIPFCRSLCRFCSFVRYPYDPALYRRYKAALEKELQFLAEAAEGAKVDVLYVGGGTPTVDVYALAEILEVAKSHFGRLDISVEANPADVTDESISVLKEAGVERLSIGLQSLYDAKLAELGRRSHTAAQGAQAARLAAGRFPTVNIDMIWGTRLDTPATLRREAALALSLGVGQVTFYPLMPAPGLRKTLRQRREGPWHPQEEALYGAVLETASERGYPPPPPPGASAEPPA, via the coding sequence GTGATTACACACGCCGCCGCCCACGTGGTGGAGCGGTTCGTGGGGAGGTTGAGCAGATCGCCAGCAGACCCCCGGAGACACGCCGCCGCGTTGAGGAGGTTCGAAGGCCGGTTTGGGCTATATATCCACATCCCCTTCTGCAGATCCCTCTGTAGGTTCTGTAGCTTCGTTAGATACCCATACGACCCCGCCCTCTACAGGAGGTACAAGGCGGCCTTGGAGAAGGAGCTGCAGTTCCTGGCGGAGGCGGCCGAGGGGGCCAAGGTCGACGTCTTATACGTGGGCGGGGGCACCCCCACCGTCGACGTCTACGCCCTGGCCGAGATCCTTGAAGTGGCGAAGAGCCACTTCGGCAGGTTGGACATAAGCGTTGAGGCCAACCCCGCCGACGTCACAGACGAGTCCATCTCCGTGCTCAAGGAGGCGGGCGTGGAGAGGCTGAGCATCGGCCTACAGAGCCTCTACGACGCCAAACTCGCCGAGCTCGGCCGCAGGTCCCACACGGCGGCGCAGGGGGCACAAGCTGCGAGGCTCGCCGCGGGGAGGTTCCCCACCGTAAACATAGACATGATCTGGGGCACGCGGCTGGACACCCCCGCCACCTTGAGGAGAGAGGCCGCGCTGGCTCTATCCCTCGGCGTCGGCCAAGTCACCTTCTACCCCCTCATGCCGGCCCCCGGCCTCAGAAAAACGCTGAGACAGAGGAGGGAGGGGCCCTGGCACCCCCAGGAGGAGGCCCTCTACGGCGCCGTCCTAGAGACAGCCTCAGAGCGGGGCTACCCCCCCCCGCCACCCCCTGGTGCTTCAGCCGAACCGCCGGCTTGA
- a CDS encoding signal peptidase I, giving the protein MDGRHLWLAVPLLSLAPAFVKVELWTLAPVWGLLALYFSRYVWGGGLASGLAPAAAYMAVWAGLGLVFGFEANRYGGSPTATLLNGVYFGLAALAREFARYAALSLRAEELYLLGPPKRLLWSRGDLWTGLVSTALAVDASWLSPSPQWVGLSLVPSLSISHACSLLQRRYGPFASLPLATVWGALPYVSPAVPKSPWVLYGLVHLLLLLGVMAEDAPRRDLIPAVGAVALAAFLVGAFGVRPFVVATGSMSPLYQPGDVVFVVPIRHAEVGDVVLYRADFGYVLHRVIDVREVGGRTYYITKGDANPTPDARPVPQEAVLGKAVFKVPYVGTPALWARDPSSWPLLAVLLAAAAGLEHLLKTLLKRS; this is encoded by the coding sequence GTGGACGGTAGACACCTCTGGCTCGCCGTCCCGCTCCTCTCCCTCGCGCCCGCGTTTGTCAAGGTGGAGCTCTGGACCCTCGCGCCCGTCTGGGGCCTCTTGGCGCTCTACTTCTCCAGATACGTCTGGGGCGGGGGGCTGGCTTCTGGGCTGGCGCCGGCGGCCGCCTATATGGCCGTGTGGGCCGGGCTAGGCCTGGTCTTCGGGTTTGAGGCCAACCGGTATGGAGGTAGCCCCACGGCGACTCTGCTAAACGGCGTCTACTTCGGGCTGGCGGCATTGGCAAGGGAGTTCGCCAGGTACGCGGCTCTCTCTCTGAGAGCCGAGGAGCTATACCTGCTCGGGCCTCCGAAGAGGCTCCTTTGGTCCCGGGGAGATCTGTGGACTGGCTTGGTCTCCACCGCTTTAGCCGTAGACGCCAGCTGGCTGTCGCCGTCGCCCCAGTGGGTAGGGCTCTCCCTAGTCCCCAGCCTGTCCATCTCCCACGCCTGTTCCCTCCTCCAGAGGAGGTACGGGCCCTTCGCCTCGCTCCCACTGGCGACAGTCTGGGGGGCTCTGCCCTACGTGTCGCCGGCTGTCCCCAAATCGCCTTGGGTCCTCTACGGCCTAGTCCACCTTCTCCTACTGCTTGGGGTGATGGCCGAGGATGCGCCTAGGAGGGACCTCATCCCGGCGGTTGGGGCGGTGGCACTCGCGGCGTTTTTAGTAGGGGCCTTTGGGGTAAGGCCTTTTGTCGTGGCCACAGGTAGCATGTCCCCCCTGTATCAGCCCGGCGATGTGGTTTTCGTGGTGCCCATCCGACACGCGGAGGTGGGGGACGTGGTTCTCTACAGAGCAGACTTCGGCTACGTGCTTCACAGGGTAATAGACGTGAGGGAGGTGGGCGGGAGGACCTACTACATCACCAAGGGAGACGCCAACCCCACACCAGACGCGAGGCCTGTGCCGCAGGAGGCCGTTCTCGGTAAGGCGGTTTTCAAGGTGCCCTACGTGGGGACGCCGGCTCTGTGGGCCAGGGATCCATCCAGCTGGCCGCTTCTTGCCGTTCTGCTGGCGGCGGCCGCCGGCCTGGAACACCTCTTGAAGACCCTCCTCAAGAGGAGCTAG
- a CDS encoding winged helix-turn-helix domain-containing protein, with product MERDQCSALINFMARIYGDDVKWRIIMELRRGYGYTLRELARRVGVTPKSLYKYLDELKQKGIVEIHKAGAQVTIVVLSSQHSWLKELEIN from the coding sequence ATGGAGCGGGATCAATGTAGCGCCCTTATAAACTTCATGGCGCGGATTTACGGCGACGATGTGAAGTGGAGGATTATTATGGAGCTGCGCAGGGGGTACGGCTACACGTTGCGGGAGCTTGCGAGACGCGTTGGGGTGACGCCGAAGAGTCTCTACAAGTACCTAGATGAGCTTAAACAGAAGGGGATTGTGGAGATCCATAAAGCCGGCGCCCAGGTGACGATAGTTGTGTTAAGTAGCCAGCACAGCTGGCTTAAGGAGCTGGAGATAAACTGA
- a CDS encoding nucleotidyltransferase domain-containing protein → MSVRLFRLDVERVFRELSRYARWAVERGALAVVLIGSLARGDYTAFSDADVVIVVREDGRRPMDRIPDFLDPSFPIDLEPRVYTVEELRKMAGTRLAEEIASGVLLAGDAEVLCEAVGACR, encoded by the coding sequence ATGTCGGTGAGGCTCTTCAGACTAGATGTGGAGAGGGTGTTTAGGGAGCTTTCCCGGTACGCTAGGTGGGCTGTGGAGCGGGGGGCCCTGGCGGTGGTTCTTATCGGCTCTCTGGCGAGGGGGGACTACACGGCGTTTTCAGACGCCGACGTGGTGATAGTGGTGAGAGAAGACGGGAGGAGGCCTATGGACAGGATACCGGACTTCCTCGACCCGTCGTTCCCCATCGACCTAGAGCCCCGGGTCTACACGGTGGAGGAGCTCAGAAAGATGGCGGGCACCAGGCTCGCCGAGGAGATCGCCAGCGGCGTACTCCTGGCTGGAGATGCCGAGGTCCTCTGCGAAGCCGTAGGCGCCTGCAGATAA
- a CDS encoding HEPN domain-containing protein — MVSRARDWFRQALRDLEHARRSLEFGDYEWACFAAHQAAEKAVKALYQCLGVEAWGHSVSRLLAGLPAHVKPPGDLVDEAKGLDKFYIPSRYPNAHPEGAPMDYFTRGDAEGAVNAAERIVRYVGEALQTRCGEGV, encoded by the coding sequence GTGGTGTCTAGGGCGCGTGACTGGTTTAGGCAGGCCCTCCGCGACCTGGAGCACGCCAGGAGGTCTCTGGAGTTTGGAGACTACGAGTGGGCGTGTTTCGCCGCGCATCAAGCCGCGGAGAAGGCGGTTAAGGCCCTCTACCAATGTCTGGGGGTGGAGGCGTGGGGCCACTCCGTCTCTAGGCTTCTGGCCGGCCTCCCGGCGCACGTCAAGCCGCCCGGCGACCTCGTCGATGAGGCGAAGGGGCTTGACAAGTTCTACATACCGTCTAGATACCCCAACGCGCACCCCGAGGGAGCTCCGATGGACTACTTCACCAGGGGGGACGCTGAGGGCGCCGTCAACGCCGCTGAGAGGATTGTGAGATATGTCGGTGAGGCTCTTCAGACTAGATGTGGAGAGGGTGTTTAG
- a CDS encoding PD-(D/E)XK nuclease family protein, whose amino-acid sequence MGLDLKRELLRLLREDEEFRYAVVGLLGIADLRTSLDSLIKAVGELRDVVAKHSEEIDKLRSAVEELRKAVEALTEDVKRHSEAIHAMQNSIERLTSSVTALGYRHGLFTEEAFRESIRYLLGDLLKIYQIKRWTYYDSEGFVFGRPSVIDVDVLIRDGEHILVGYKAGIDRGDVAELYREGLLYERVNKVRPRLLIVGPAIRKRALELARELGVEVRAPEVV is encoded by the coding sequence GTGGGTCTCGACCTGAAAAGGGAGCTCCTGAGGCTATTGAGGGAAGACGAGGAGTTTAGATACGCGGTGGTGGGGTTGCTGGGCATCGCGGACCTGAGGACGTCCCTGGACAGCCTAATCAAGGCCGTGGGCGAGCTGAGAGACGTCGTGGCTAAACACAGCGAGGAGATCGACAAGCTGAGGAGCGCAGTCGAAGAGCTGAGGAAGGCCGTGGAGGCGTTGACTGAGGACGTCAAGAGGCACAGCGAGGCCATACACGCCATGCAGAACAGCATCGAGAGGCTGACGTCGTCAGTGACGGCGCTTGGCTACCGCCATGGGCTGTTCACCGAGGAGGCCTTTAGGGAGTCCATCAGGTACCTGCTTGGCGACCTGCTCAAGATCTACCAAATCAAACGCTGGACTTACTACGACAGCGAGGGCTTCGTGTTCGGCCGCCCCTCGGTCATCGACGTCGACGTTCTCATCAGAGACGGCGAGCACATCCTCGTCGGGTACAAGGCCGGCATCGACCGCGGAGACGTGGCCGAGCTATACAGAGAGGGCCTCCTCTACGAGAGAGTTAACAAGGTGAGGCCCAGGCTCCTCATCGTAGGCCCGGCGATTAGGAAGAGGGCCCTCGAGCTGGCCAGAGAGCTGGGCGTCGAGGTAAGAGCCCCCGAGGTGGTGTAG